In a genomic window of Petrotoga mexicana DSM 14811:
- a CDS encoding tetratricopeptide repeat protein — protein sequence MKEVKYAIVYLNIDPNYAKLNNLPVKLPILAEDFQKARKTNKIPLDVIIRGLEAQIDIDKNNRYYLSYLIYYYYEAFKKSLNDTDFEKAKEFLDKAGKIYPDYRLHFYTGLYYKKLGNLELAELHLKQSIKEKPNFAYGYYELGNLMYERNIYDEAIEYYSKSVELEKDFTLGFLKMADVYMENGRFEEAIPLLQKCIEIDKKFVPAYERLGVALNMLQHYKDAHKVHQKALEIDSDRYEIYYNDAHSLARLGNHNEAIKALEKAASLNETDYILHELALEYKNMGRYLQAIETEEKALKSASEENKDLIVLTLLKLYVIIEDEEQVEKYFEILNLNSDFHEAAVNFKVLFELSQGRVERVKEILLKEPISNFSLLLDKLDRLDLYVSKLEEFADKNISDSIFESIDELGNIDPFSLSERLATKGIKRPFVSWLKENSMEPKLYPDGVELLTNSLLLSGFNYGLSERVATAISQFLWKDGDGLAFGRLLLRFYQDRILGESLSLEPFIQENVEEIKDMSFTFAQIFANFEEHLMDFDSIVEFKINNFKDALKVFLSMFRIQSTAEEITSVNFKDHNTKILSLFINNINSISNSFLQ from the coding sequence TTGAAAGAAGTAAAATATGCTATAGTTTACCTGAATATTGATCCCAATTATGCAAAGTTGAATAATCTTCCTGTAAAATTACCTATTTTAGCGGAAGATTTTCAAAAAGCAAGAAAAACCAATAAAATACCTTTGGACGTAATTATTAGAGGTTTAGAAGCTCAAATTGATATAGATAAAAACAACCGATATTACTTATCTTACTTGATTTATTATTATTATGAAGCTTTTAAAAAATCCCTCAACGATACAGATTTTGAAAAGGCGAAGGAATTTTTAGATAAGGCAGGTAAAATTTATCCTGATTATAGATTGCATTTTTATACTGGATTATACTACAAAAAATTAGGAAATCTTGAACTCGCAGAATTACATTTAAAACAATCGATAAAAGAAAAGCCAAATTTTGCATATGGTTATTATGAACTTGGCAATCTCATGTATGAAAGAAATATCTACGACGAGGCCATAGAATATTACTCTAAATCTGTCGAACTTGAAAAGGACTTTACGTTAGGGTTTCTGAAAATGGCAGATGTATACATGGAAAATGGCAGATTCGAAGAAGCTATACCACTTCTACAAAAATGCATAGAAATCGATAAAAAATTTGTTCCTGCCTATGAAAGATTGGGTGTTGCTCTGAATATGCTTCAACACTATAAAGATGCACACAAAGTCCACCAAAAAGCCTTAGAAATAGATAGCGATAGATATGAAATTTATTATAACGATGCTCATTCATTGGCTAGATTAGGAAACCACAATGAGGCAATAAAAGCCTTAGAAAAAGCCGCCTCCTTGAATGAAACAGATTATATACTTCACGAATTAGCTTTGGAATATAAAAACATGGGAAGATACTTACAAGCAATTGAAACAGAGGAAAAAGCTTTAAAATCAGCTTCAGAAGAAAATAAAGACCTTATTGTTTTAACTTTATTAAAACTCTATGTAATAATAGAAGATGAAGAACAAGTGGAAAAATATTTTGAAATTTTAAATTTGAATTCTGACTTTCACGAAGCTGCTGTTAATTTCAAAGTATTGTTCGAATTATCTCAAGGTAGAGTTGAAAGAGTGAAAGAAATATTGTTAAAAGAACCCATATCAAATTTTTCTCTACTACTAGATAAATTAGACAGGTTAGATCTTTACGTTTCCAAACTGGAAGAATTTGCAGACAAAAATATTTCCGATTCAATATTTGAAAGTATAGACGAATTGGGAAATATCGACCCTTTTTCTTTGTCGGAACGTCTAGCAACCAAAGGAATAAAGCGCCCTTTCGTTAGCTGGTTGAAAGAGAACTCGATGGAACCAAAGTTATATCCAGATGGTGTTGAATTACTCACGAACAGTCTACTTCTTTCTGGCTTTAATTACGGCCTATCGGAAAGAGTAGCAACAGCTATATCACAGTTTCTTTGGAAAGATGGAGATGGGTTAGCTTTCGGTAGATTACTTTTAAGATTCTACCAAGATAGAATCTTAGGAGAATCCTTATCTTTAGAACCTTTTATTCAAGAAAATGTAGAAGAAATCAAAGATATGTCTTTTACTTTTGCTCAAATATTTGCTAATTTCGAAGAACATTTGATGGATTTTGACTCGATAGTAGAGTTTAAAATAAATAATTTTAAAGATGCTTTAAAAGTTTTTTTGTCCATGTTTAGAATACAAAGTACGGCTGAAGAAATAACTTCAGTCAACTTCAAAGATCATAACACAAAAATTTTATCTTTATTCATAAATAATATTAACTCGATTTCTAACTCTTTTTTGCAGTAA
- the rlmD gene encoding 23S rRNA (uracil(1939)-C(5))-methyltransferase RlmD translates to MKRCSIFEKCGGCSKLNISYEEQLKIKENRLLSLFDQYQIKPNNYHGITPSVDIYGYRNKMEYSFGNEYKDGPLVLGLRGKGKKFDVYYTKDCKLVDDDFNNIVWQTREFFLKKNIPFRNYKNHSGFLRNLGIRKGLKTGEILLNLVTSLDNNYYQEVETWKEEMLNTNLKGNIVSIIQSKTESKANVVKADEMEILYGRDYFYEKIFDLTFKIGPFSFFQTNTKGAEVLYQTALSYAENSDVVYDFYSGTGTISLLLANKAKKVYGIEIVKEAVEAAKQNAILNNINNVEFVNEDVKDFVKRQSGTEKPDYIIVDPPRAGLHPNLIKFIKTQQFNKIIYISCNPKTLIPNLKELSDLYTISDFHLVDMFPHTDHVESVALMTKLN, encoded by the coding sequence TTGAAGAGATGTTCTATTTTTGAAAAATGTGGTGGATGTAGTAAATTGAATATAAGTTACGAAGAACAACTAAAAATAAAAGAGAACCGCCTTCTTTCGTTGTTTGATCAATACCAAATAAAGCCTAATAATTATCACGGTATTACGCCTTCTGTGGATATATATGGATACAGAAACAAAATGGAATACTCTTTTGGTAACGAATATAAAGATGGCCCTCTCGTTTTGGGGTTAAGAGGAAAAGGTAAGAAATTCGACGTCTATTACACAAAAGATTGTAAGTTAGTGGATGATGATTTCAATAATATCGTTTGGCAAACAAGAGAATTTTTCTTAAAAAAGAACATACCTTTTAGAAATTACAAAAATCACTCTGGTTTTCTTAGAAATTTGGGAATCAGAAAAGGATTAAAAACGGGGGAAATACTTTTAAACTTGGTCACTTCCTTAGATAATAATTACTATCAAGAAGTAGAAACCTGGAAAGAAGAAATGTTGAATACTAACTTAAAAGGAAATATCGTCTCCATAATTCAAAGTAAGACTGAATCTAAAGCCAACGTTGTCAAAGCAGATGAAATGGAAATATTATACGGCAGAGACTATTTTTACGAAAAAATTTTTGATTTAACTTTCAAAATTGGTCCTTTCTCTTTCTTTCAAACAAACACAAAAGGAGCAGAAGTTTTATACCAAACTGCGTTATCTTATGCAGAAAATTCAGATGTTGTATATGACTTTTATTCTGGAACGGGCACAATATCCTTATTGCTTGCAAATAAGGCTAAAAAAGTTTACGGGATAGAAATTGTAAAAGAAGCGGTAGAGGCAGCCAAGCAAAACGCCATATTAAATAATATAAACAACGTAGAATTCGTAAATGAGGATGTAAAAGATTTTGTTAAACGACAAAGCGGCACCGAAAAACCTGATTATATAATTGTGGACCCACCAAGGGCTGGATTACACCCAAATCTTATAAAATTTATAAAAACTCAGCAATTTAATAAAATTATCTATATCTCATGTAACCCTAAAACTCTAATACCCAATTTAAAAGAATTATCCGATCTCTACACAATCTCAGATTTTCATCTGGTAGATATGTTCCCACACACTGACCACGTTGAGTCAGTAGCATTGATGACGAAGTTGAATTAA
- a CDS encoding SGNH/GDSL hydrolase family protein: MLIEDNAIVLFQGDSVTDAGRDYNNDADLGLGYPMITASWLSAAHPAKNIRFINKGVSGNRVKDLKERWMRDCIALKPTWVSILIGINDCWRRYDSDDPTSVEKFESDYRYILQEVKTQLNANLIICEPFVLPVTKEQAKWREDLDPKIHAVRKLAREFNAIFLPLDGIFAQAAAQREPSFWLPDGVHPSPAGHALIAQSWLRAVEAL, translated from the coding sequence ATGCTTATAGAAGACAACGCAATAGTATTGTTTCAAGGAGATAGCGTAACTGACGCAGGTCGAGATTATAACAATGATGCTGACCTTGGCTTGGGTTATCCTATGATAACGGCATCATGGTTATCAGCTGCACATCCTGCAAAAAACATTAGGTTTATAAACAAAGGAGTAAGCGGTAACAGGGTAAAAGATTTAAAAGAACGTTGGATGAGAGACTGCATAGCCTTAAAGCCTACTTGGGTATCCATACTCATCGGCATTAATGATTGCTGGCGACGTTATGACAGCGACGACCCAACGTCGGTGGAAAAGTTTGAGTCAGATTATCGTTATATTTTGCAAGAAGTGAAAACGCAACTAAACGCTAACCTGATAATATGTGAACCATTTGTTTTGCCTGTGACAAAAGAGCAAGCCAAATGGAGAGAAGACTTAGATCCCAAAATACATGCCGTACGTAAGCTAGCCAGGGAATTCAATGCCATATTTCTACCACTAGACGGTATATTTGCTCAGGCAGCAGCACAAAGGGAACCTAGCTTTTGGCTGCCTGATGGCGTACATCCATCACCCGCTGGGCATGCACTTATAGCTCAATCTTGGTTGCGGGCTGTGGAAGCGTTATAA
- a CDS encoding McrC family protein: MNSYTKTYTVTEYGGFTRGIKSYDYQALPKKTFDALEAFILANNTDAVQLLSLSARHSVGKIITAKNYVGLIEMSDGTVIEILPKILGDGITKSDTKRIFLEMLKTLKDVTFKDLNVSNLQTDRLNLLEIFIKMFLDEVTILTKQGLKAAYTPVEANERYFKGKLLASQNIKNNLVDKGRFFVCYEDFNINRPENRLIKSTLRFLRNTTNDARNRQNATRLLTFFDGVEYSTNIDSDFSKCFLDRSMSHYSKALSWCRVLLKGNSFTAFAGNEVAIALLFPMEKLFESFVAAKFRRHIGSGVILRTQDVRYSLFDTPVRAFSLRPDIVLEFEGRIVIVDTKWKLLSDDAQNIGISQSDMYQMYAYGKKYKAKRIVLLYPYSDAVNNTNIKYVSNDHVEVDIEFVDLKNPDRSITQLLAKFKMPITV, encoded by the coding sequence ATGAATTCCTACACTAAAACCTATACTGTAACGGAATATGGTGGGTTTACGCGTGGTATAAAGTCTTACGATTATCAGGCGTTGCCTAAAAAAACATTTGATGCTCTTGAAGCCTTTATTCTTGCCAACAACACTGATGCAGTCCAACTACTATCTCTTTCTGCTCGACACAGTGTTGGTAAAATTATAACTGCTAAAAATTACGTTGGACTGATTGAGATGTCAGATGGTACAGTCATAGAGATTCTTCCGAAAATCCTAGGGGACGGCATTACCAAGAGCGATACAAAGCGGATTTTTCTTGAGATGTTAAAAACTTTAAAAGACGTGACATTTAAGGACTTAAATGTTTCAAACCTCCAAACCGACCGCTTGAACCTTCTTGAAATATTTATAAAGATGTTCCTTGACGAAGTTACAATACTAACGAAGCAAGGGTTGAAAGCTGCTTACACGCCAGTTGAAGCAAATGAACGGTATTTTAAAGGGAAGCTACTGGCTTCCCAGAATATTAAAAACAATCTAGTTGACAAGGGACGATTTTTTGTTTGCTATGAAGACTTCAATATTAACAGACCTGAGAACCGTCTAATCAAGTCCACTCTCCGATTTTTGCGAAATACTACGAATGATGCGCGTAATCGACAGAATGCCACTAGGTTACTAACTTTCTTTGATGGTGTAGAATATTCCACAAATATTGATTCTGACTTCTCAAAATGTTTTCTTGATCGTAGTATGTCTCACTATAGCAAGGCTCTTTCGTGGTGTCGTGTTTTATTGAAAGGAAACAGTTTCACCGCATTTGCGGGAAATGAGGTTGCAATTGCTCTTCTATTCCCTATGGAAAAGTTGTTCGAAAGTTTTGTTGCTGCAAAATTTCGCAGACATATTGGTAGCGGCGTTATCTTACGGACACAAGATGTCAGATATAGTTTATTTGATACTCCTGTCCGTGCTTTTTCACTTCGTCCTGACATTGTGTTGGAATTTGAAGGACGCATAGTCATTGTTGATACCAAGTGGAAATTACTTTCAGACGATGCCCAAAACATAGGTATTTCACAATCCGATATGTACCAAATGTACGCTTATGGAAAAAAATATAAAGCAAAGAGAATTGTCTTGCTGTATCCTTATTCCGATGCTGTAAATAATACAAATATCAAATATGTTTCCAACGACCATGTAGAGGTTGATATTGAATTCGTTGATCTGAAGAATCCGGATCGCAGTATCACCCAACTATTAGCCAAGTTCAAAATGCCGATCACCGTTTGA